In Hasllibacter sp. MH4015, the following proteins share a genomic window:
- a CDS encoding SCO family protein, which translates to MIRTLPLMLVLAMPAAAQDLTDDLGGAFTLIDNHGEVRTQVDPEGRHQLLFFGYANCQEICSAVFPTMASVVDIVGADVLRPVMVTVDPERDTVDTMSDALHAHHPAFVGLTGSAEDLQVAYDAYSVEFEELFVDPFHGTVFSHGSFIYLLDGEGEVLTLLPPVLGPEMMAQIIGGYLEAG; encoded by the coding sequence TTGATCCGGACCCTCCCCCTGATGCTAGTGCTGGCGATGCCCGCCGCGGCGCAGGACCTGACCGACGATCTGGGCGGCGCGTTCACCCTGATCGACAATCACGGTGAGGTGCGGACGCAGGTCGATCCCGAGGGGCGGCATCAATTGCTCTTCTTCGGCTACGCGAATTGCCAGGAAATCTGCTCTGCCGTGTTTCCGACCATGGCGTCGGTCGTGGACATCGTGGGCGCCGACGTCTTGCGCCCGGTGATGGTCACGGTGGACCCCGAGCGCGATACGGTCGACACGATGTCGGACGCGCTGCACGCCCATCACCCGGCCTTTGTCGGTCTGACGGGCAGCGCGGAGGATTTGCAGGTCGCCTATGACGCCTATTCCGTGGAGTTCGAGGAGCTGTTCGTGGATCCGTTCCATGGCACCGTCTTCTCCCACGGCTCGTTCATCTACCTTCTGGACGGCGAGGGAGAGGTGCTGACCCTCCTGCCCCCGGTCCTCGGCCCCGAGATGATGGCGCAGATCATCGGCGGCTACCTGGAGGCGGGCTGA